GGACATGGCCATCAGCAATATTGCCCACGATATCCGAACGCCGCTGACCATTGCTAGTGGCTATACGCAACAGCTACTCAAAGACGCTGATAAGGAGCAGATGGATCAACAGCTGCAAAAGATTGCAGATAATTTAAGTATGGTATCCAGACGCTTGGAGGCTCTGATGGAATACCGTCGCTTGATGGAAGGAGCCATTCGACCGAAGTTGCAGCGAGTAGATCTATCCCAGCTGGTCACCCAGCAACTCTTTGCCTACTATGATGCCTTTCAACGCGCAGGGATTGATTTAGAGGTGGATTTGTCTGAAAATCTGTTTCTGGAAACGGACAGTGATATCTTTGATCGAATCGTCCAGAACATGCTCAGCAATGTCCTCAAACACGGACGAGAAGCAGCCAGCATCAGTCTGAAAAATAAAGGGCAAAAGGTTATTTTCCAGGTCAAAAATAAGGTTCAGAAGCCTATTTTGCATCTGGATAAGCTAACCAATCGCTTTTATTCTGAAAATCTCTCCAGCAGTGAGGAATCGTCTGGGCTGGGCCTTTATATCACCCAGCAGCTGGTCGAAATCTTAGGTGGTGATTTGACCATGCAAGCAGAGGACGATTGGTTTGAATTGATTGTGGCTTTATAAAAAATAATCAGCTAGTCAGAAGATTAGCTGATTATTTGGTCTTAGAGATCTTTTTTCTTGAAAATGAGGAGGCTGTTGCCTAGGAAGAAGACTGCTATGCCAATCGCTACCAAACTAGCTTTCACAACTACAGCAGGATCTGCAGCCATCTCTATTACAAATTGCAAGGTTAAATAGCGGAACCATTCTATATGGGGATAGAGTAAGAC
This genomic window from Streptococcus cristatus AS 1.3089 contains:
- a CDS encoding sensor histidine kinase — its product is MWLILAFVLILFLSIMLVRYHLTIRSLTSQIRDKRCTGSQVRLTLRDQAPSLVALTNEVEQLFQEIDKMSFVTQQEKKTLDMAISNIAHDIRTPLTIASGYTQQLLKDADKEQMDQQLQKIADNLSMVSRRLEALMEYRRLMEGAIRPKLQRVDLSQLVTQQLFAYYDAFQRAGIDLEVDLSENLFLETDSDIFDRIVQNMLSNVLKHGREAASISLKNKGQKVIFQVKNKVQKPILHLDKLTNRFYSENLSSSEESSGLGLYITQQLVEILGGDLTMQAEDDWFELIVAL